In one window of Ovis aries strain OAR_USU_Benz2616 breed Rambouillet chromosome 3, ARS-UI_Ramb_v3.0, whole genome shotgun sequence DNA:
- the LOC100526780 gene encoding keratin 83 — protein MTCGFSTVGSGFGSRAFSCVSACGPRPGRCCITAAPYRGISCYRGLTGGFGSRSVCGGFRAGSCGRSFGYRSGGVCGPSPPCITTVSVNESLLTPLNLEIDPNAQCVKQEEKEQIKCLNNRFAAFIDKVRFLEQQNKLLETKLQFFQNRQCCESNLEPLFEGYIETLRREAECVEADSGRLSSELNHVQEVLEGYKKKYEEEVALRATAENEFVALKKDVDCAYVRKSDLEANSEALIQEIDFLRRLYEEEIRVLQANISDTSVIVKMDNSRDLNMDCIVAEIKAQYDDIASRSRAEAESWYRSKCEEIKATVIRHGETLRRTKEEINELNRVIQRLTAEVENAKCQNSKLEAAVTQAEQQGEVALNDARCKLAGLEEALQKAKQDMACLLKEYQEVMNSKLGLDIEIATYRRLLEGEEQRLCEGVGAVNVCVSSSRGGVVCGDLCVSGSRPVTGSVCSAPCSGNLAVSTGLCAPCGQLNTTCGGGSCSLGRC, from the exons ATGACCTGTGGCTTCAGCACTGTGGGCTCTGGATTCGGCAGTCGCGCCTTCAGCTGCGTCTCCGCCTGCGGACCCCGGCCCGGCCGCTGCTGCATCACGGCCGCCCCCTACCGCGGCATCTCCTGCTACCGCGGCCTCACCGGGGGCTTCGGCAGCCGCAGCGTCTGCGGGGGCTTCCGTGCCGGCTCCTGCGGCCGCAGCTTCGGGTACCGCTCTGGTGGTGTGTGTGGCCCCAGCCCTCCCTGCATCACCACCGTGTCAGTCAATGAGAGCCTCCTCACGCCCCTCAACCTGGAGATCGACCCCAATGCGCAGTGCGTGAAGCAAGAAGAGAAGGAGCAGATCAAGTGTCTCAACAACAGGTTCGCTGCCTTCATCGACAAG GTGCGCTTCCTGGAGCAGCAGAACAAACTACTGGAGACCAAGCTGCAGTTCTTCCAGAACCGCCAGTGCTGCGAGAGCAACCTTGAGCCCCTGTTCGAGGGCTACATCGAGACACTGAGGCGGGAGGCCGAGTGCGTGGAGGCTGACAGTGGAAGGCTGTCCTCGGAGCTCAACCACGTGCAGGAGGTGCTGGAGGGCTACAAGAAGAA GTATGAAGAAGAAGTTGCTCTTCGGGCCACAGCGGAGAACGAGTTTGTGGCTCTAAAGAAG GATGTGGATTGCGCCTACGTCCGCAAGTCAGACCTAGAGGCCAACTCGGAGGCCCTGATCCAGGAGATCGATTTCCTGCGGCGGTTGTATGAAGAG GAGATCCGAGTTCTCCAAGCCAACATCTCGGACACCTCAGTCATCGTCAAGATGGACAACAGCCGGGACCTGAACATGGACTGCATTGTGGCTGAGATCAAGGCCCAGTATGATGACATCGCCAGCCGCAGCCGGGCCGAGGCCGAGAGCTGGTACCGCAGCAAG TGTGAGGAGATCAAGGCCACGGTGATCCGGCATGGGGAGACCCTGCGCCGCACCAAGGAGGAGATCAATGAGCTGAACCGCGTGATCCAGAGGCTGACAGCTGAGGTTGAGAATGCCAAGTGCCAG AACTCCAAGCTGGAGGCTGCAGTCACCCAGGCTGAGCAGCAGGGCGAGGTGGCCCTTAACGATGCCCGCTGCAAGCTGGCCGGGCTGGAGGAGGCCCTGCAGAAGGCCAAGCAGGACATGGCCTGCCTGCTCAAGGAGTACCAGGAGGTGATGAACTCCAAGCTGGGCCTGGACATCGAGATCGCCACCTACAGGCGCCTGCTGGAGGGCGAGGAGCAGAG GCTGTGTGAAGGCGTTGGAGCTGTGAATGTCT GTGTCAGCAGCTCCCGCGGCGGGGTTGTCTGCGGAGACCTCTGCGTGTCGGGCTCCCGGCCGGTGACGGGCAGCGTCTGCAGCGCCCCCTGCAGCGGGAACCTGGCGGTGAGCACCGGCCTGTGCGCGCCCTGCGGCCAGCTCAACACCACCTGCGGAGGGGGTTCCTGCAGCCTGGGGAGGTGCTAG